The Pseudomonas fluorescens genome includes a window with the following:
- a CDS encoding DUF637 domain-containing protein yields MDALASNNLTNRAGGVIAGRDVSVVALTGDVTNERTVTTHESSSGYRTERADFIDSAARIEAANNLTISAGRDINSVGGVLKSGADTALNATRDVNLIAAERINSGTRGRHRDQDIKQYGSSLDSGRDVIVNAGRNLTVVGSHIDAKRDVAMAAEENLTFASAADEQHSYGKSKKVTSQEDHVSQVSSTVNAGRNVVMSAGQDLAMIASKVSAANEAYFVAGGKLELLAAQNSDYSLYDMKKKGGWGSKKTQRDEVTKVTHVGSQIITGGDLTLLSGSDQRYQAAKLNSGGDLTLQSGGSITFEGVKDLSQESHTKSSSSLAWNSMKGKGHTDETLIQSQLQAQGNLAIKAADGLNIDIKHINQKTVSQTIDVMVKADPKLAWLKEAEQRGDVDWRLIKETHESFKYSHSSLGQGAMLAIIIIVTVLTAGTGTAATVGASAGTAASGAAAAAGASAATAATVGAAASAAATASFSAAVAQTAVSTINNKGDLGATFKDVFSSESLKGYVIAGITAGFTKGVIDPALGGNTVPFNNLTRGFDLNTLQGLGGFALHAGAQGVAGGVIKTAINGGSFGQNITDGLVYQAGTVAAATTFNFVGGYAQDHWQAAKNAGDTTGMAMWAEGGVARTAMHALAGGAISSATGGDFKTGAIAAGASQAMAGELNSIFDTQPELRQAVSQVVGLTAAGLAGGDVEKASWVALMADEYNRQLHQKETVALEKLQKETPEKAYELKAAACALVHCSASVPVDDPNYQVVKALEADGKGFTGAQSALIATGAYDEYSKWDQANDDLLLNDKELRQSSQASRAVLGAIGAAAGFGGAILSTPACVTGAGCAIPALSGLGGAASFVDGWQATGQLFAPYDYTQGSKVLASFNSATYPGDVNPLRDYGTEAAKAAMEIALLKGAGKYLDGSGASVLVSDAKATVSKNPNAIGALTDSETGTLVERNVLETNPKVINQSEPEVLAKVNNGRSPYSELNGAIGEARGWNQAIESGHTPISGPGKASLPGADYITYDPSSRSVIVWDAKYRAPGGSYPTSLSDSKLQAWQSEIINSVKNMPEGQAKVAAENALKAGRVEGRIFKWPQ; encoded by the coding sequence TTGGATGCGTTGGCGAGTAATAACCTGACTAACAGGGCGGGTGGGGTTATTGCTGGGCGGGATGTCAGTGTTGTGGCTTTGACTGGCGACGTGACTAACGAGCGAACTGTTACCACCCACGAAAGCAGCAGCGGCTACCGTACTGAACGCGCCGACTTCATCGACAGCGCCGCCCGTATCGAAGCGGCCAACAACCTGACCATCAGCGCAGGACGTGACATCAATAGTGTCGGCGGCGTGCTGAAAAGCGGCGCCGACACCGCCCTCAATGCCACACGCGACGTCAATCTCATCGCCGCCGAACGCATCAACAGCGGCACACGCGGTCGGCATCGCGACCAAGACATCAAGCAATACGGCTCCAGTCTCGACAGCGGCCGCGACGTGATCGTCAACGCAGGTCGCAACCTCACCGTTGTCGGCAGTCACATCGATGCCAAGCGCGACGTTGCCATGGCTGCCGAGGAAAATCTGACCTTCGCCTCAGCAGCGGATGAGCAGCACTCGTACGGTAAGAGCAAGAAGGTGACTAGCCAGGAGGATCACGTCAGTCAGGTGTCCTCGACGGTTAATGCGGGGCGCAACGTTGTAATGAGTGCGGGGCAGGATTTGGCGATGATCGCCAGCAAGGTCAGCGCTGCAAACGAGGCCTATTTCGTGGCGGGTGGCAAGCTTGAGCTGCTGGCTGCGCAGAACAGCGACTATTCGCTGTATGACATGAAGAAGAAGGGTGGTTGGGGGAGTAAGAAGACACAGCGGGATGAGGTGACCAAGGTTACGCATGTGGGCAGCCAGATCATCACGGGTGGTGATTTGACTTTGCTCAGTGGGAGTGACCAGCGTTACCAGGCGGCCAAGCTGAACAGTGGTGGTGACCTGACGTTGCAAAGCGGCGGCTCGATTACCTTCGAGGGTGTTAAGGATCTGAGCCAGGAAAGCCATACAAAGAGCAGTTCCAGTCTGGCTTGGAACTCGATGAAGGGCAAAGGCCACACCGACGAAACCTTGATTCAGAGCCAATTGCAGGCTCAGGGGAACTTGGCCATCAAAGCTGCCGATGGCTTGAACATCGATATCAAACACATCAACCAGAAAACCGTTAGCCAAACCATTGATGTCATGGTCAAGGCCGATCCGAAGTTAGCCTGGCTCAAGGAGGCCGAGCAGCGAGGGGATGTGGATTGGCGGTTGATCAAGGAAACTCACGAGTCATTTAAATACAGCCACTCGAGTCTGGGACAGGGCGCGATGTTGGCGATCATTATCATCGTCACGGTGTTGACCGCTGGTACTGGAACCGCAGCTACAGTTGGCGCTAGTGCTGGCACCGCAGCGTCTGGGGCGGCTGCGGCGGCAGGTGCGTCCGCTGCCACGGCTGCGACTGTAGGCGCTGCTGCGTCGGCTGCCGCAACGGCGAGTTTTTCGGCAGCAGTCGCGCAAACGGCGGTCAGCACGATCAACAACAAGGGTGATTTGGGCGCGACCTTCAAAGACGTCTTTTCATCAGAGAGTCTGAAAGGCTATGTAATCGCCGGGATCACGGCTGGTTTTACCAAGGGCGTCATCGATCCCGCGCTTGGCGGCAATACCGTGCCGTTTAATAACCTCACAAGGGGTTTTGATTTAAATACTCTTCAAGGATTAGGTGGTTTTGCGCTGCATGCCGGGGCTCAGGGTGTTGCGGGAGGAGTCATCAAAACCGCCATCAATGGAGGAAGCTTCGGCCAGAACATCACTGATGGGCTGGTCTATCAGGCGGGTACCGTCGCGGCAGCTACAACGTTCAATTTTGTCGGTGGTTATGCGCAAGACCATTGGCAGGCCGCGAAGAATGCGGGTGATACCACAGGCATGGCCATGTGGGCCGAAGGCGGCGTCGCTCGTACTGCCATGCACGCGTTGGCAGGGGGGGCGATTTCCAGTGCTACCGGTGGTGACTTCAAGACCGGCGCCATTGCGGCGGGTGCCAGCCAAGCCATGGCTGGGGAGCTTAATTCCATTTTCGATACACAGCCCGAGCTACGACAAGCGGTCTCTCAGGTTGTCGGTTTGACGGCAGCCGGTCTTGCTGGTGGCGATGTCGAGAAAGCTTCTTGGGTCGCGTTGATGGCTGACGAATACAACCGTCAGCTTCACCAGAAAGAGACAGTTGCACTTGAGAAATTACAAAAGGAAACGCCTGAAAAAGCTTATGAGCTGAAAGCGGCTGCGTGTGCTTTGGTTCATTGCTCTGCTTCGGTACCTGTGGATGATCCAAACTACCAAGTTGTTAAAGCGCTTGAAGCGGATGGAAAGGGGTTCACTGGTGCTCAAAGTGCGCTGATTGCTACCGGTGCCTATGACGAATATTCGAAATGGGACCAAGCCAACGATGATTTGCTGCTTAACGATAAGGAGCTCAGACAGTCATCCCAGGCGAGCCGCGCGGTACTCGGCGCGATAGGCGCCGCGGCAGGATTCGGCGGCGCGATACTCTCCACGCCTGCTTGTGTCACTGGAGCCGGATGCGCTATACCTGCGCTCTCCGGTTTGGGCGGCGCGGCATCGTTTGTTGATGGGTGGCAGGCCACAGGGCAGCTGTTTGCTCCTTACGATTACACGCAAGGAAGCAAGGTACTCGCGTCCTTCAACAGCGCAACCTACCCTGGAGATGTAAACCCACTCCGCGACTATGGGACCGAAGCCGCTAAGGCGGCGATGGAAATAGCGTTGCTCAAGGGCGCTGGGAAGTACCTTGATGGGAGCGGGGCGTCGGTACTGGTTTCGGATGCGAAAGCGACTGTCTCTAAAAATCCCAATGCAATCGGTGCGCTGACTGATTCAGAGACGGGTACGCTGGTTGAAAGGAATGTTCTAGAGACGAATCCCAAAGTAATAAATCAAAGCGAACCAGAAGTCCTTGCAAAGGTTAATAACGGACGCAGTCCATATTCTGAGTTAAACGGTGCAATAGGGGAGGCTCGTGGCTGGAATCAGGCTATTGAGTCAGGGCACACACCTATTTCGGGACCTGGAAAAGCGTCACTACCAGGTGCAGATTACATTACGTATGATCCATCATCGCGATCTGTGATCGTCTGGGACGCCAAATATCGTGCTCCTGGAGGAAGCTATCCGACCTCCTTGTCAGATTCAAAGTTACAGGCCTGGCAATCAGAGATCATAAATTCCGTTAAAAATATGCCGGAGGGGCAGGCCAAAGTAGCCGCAGAGAACGCTCTTAAGGCTGGTAGGGTCGAAGGTCGAATATTCAAATGGCCACAATAG
- a CDS encoding Fic family protein, with protein sequence MSLSELLTRHPEIARRTAQRILANLIESSQITAQGEGRARRYFATEHRAETHALNTDTDAFPTFIPLSADSRDILAYINQPTEARKPVGYQRDFLDAYRPNKTWYLSESLRRQLHRMGKTADATEPAGTYSRAVLNRLLIDLSWASSHLEGNTYSRLDTRQLIEQGKAAQGKAAIETQMILNHKTAIELLVENIESAEFNRYTLMNLHSALAENLLPNPADEGRIRQHAVDIGKSTYRPLSTPQQIEDALDVLLGKANQIADPFEQSFFMMVHLPYLQPFADINKRTSRLAANLPLFRANLCPLTFLDVPEQAYSRATLGVYEMTRVELLRDLYIWAYERSTLEYLAIKQDLAEPDPLRLAWRDFIKKTIREIITHPELDPLSCIQRSVAEYVSEKEQPEVQALIVEELRRLHEGVLARYGLRPSEFMSWKSLHGH encoded by the coding sequence GTGAGCCTCTCAGAGCTCTTGACCAGGCACCCTGAAATTGCCCGGCGAACGGCGCAGCGCATCCTTGCAAACCTGATCGAAAGCAGCCAAATCACTGCGCAGGGCGAAGGCAGGGCACGGCGTTATTTCGCAACAGAACACCGGGCTGAAACCCATGCCCTGAACACTGACACCGATGCCTTTCCTACCTTCATTCCATTATCCGCAGACAGCCGGGACATACTCGCCTACATCAACCAGCCCACAGAAGCGCGCAAGCCTGTGGGCTACCAACGTGACTTTCTGGACGCCTATCGCCCTAACAAGACATGGTACTTATCTGAGTCGTTGCGGCGCCAATTGCATAGGATGGGCAAAACCGCTGATGCGACGGAGCCAGCAGGCACGTACAGCCGGGCGGTCCTGAATCGCTTGCTGATTGATCTGTCGTGGGCATCAAGCCATTTGGAAGGAAACACCTACTCACGGCTCGACACGCGACAACTCATCGAGCAAGGCAAGGCAGCACAGGGCAAGGCCGCTATAGAAACGCAGATGATCTTGAACCATAAGACAGCTATCGAACTTTTGGTCGAGAACATCGAGAGTGCCGAGTTCAACCGTTACACATTGATGAACCTGCATAGCGCCTTGGCTGAAAACCTGCTGCCCAACCCAGCAGACGAGGGCCGAATTCGCCAGCACGCCGTCGACATAGGGAAAAGCACCTATCGCCCGCTCTCAACGCCACAGCAAATTGAAGATGCACTGGACGTCCTGCTTGGCAAAGCCAATCAGATCGCTGATCCATTCGAGCAGTCTTTCTTCATGATGGTGCACCTGCCCTACTTGCAGCCCTTTGCCGACATCAATAAGCGCACATCCCGACTGGCAGCGAATCTCCCCCTGTTCCGTGCCAACCTTTGTCCGCTGACCTTTCTGGATGTACCGGAGCAGGCCTACAGCCGAGCCACATTGGGCGTGTACGAAATGACCCGTGTAGAGCTGCTTCGCGACTTGTATATCTGGGCTTACGAACGCTCAACACTGGAATATCTGGCAATCAAGCAAGATCTTGCGGAACCGGACCCTCTACGCCTGGCATGGCGAGACTTCATCAAGAAGACCATTCGGGAAATCATCACTCACCCAGAGCTTGATCCCTTGTCATGTATTCAACGCTCGGTAGCGGAATATGTTTCAGAAAAAGAGCAGCCGGAAGTGCAAGCACTGATCGTCGAAGAACTCCGTCGCCTGCACGAAGGGGTGCTCGCACGCTACGGGTTACGACCATCAGAGTTCATGTCCTGGAAGTCGCTCCATGGCCACTGA
- a CDS encoding DUF2625 domain-containing protein yields the protein MKCIEDLVEINDPAMIYIREMLEQADGPYDLLPPSPQNTSVLLQLQVTTKSTLGAIAFETGGILIDHGWLRILGSGHQKLTRTLAGWNEGRAQGHLLVADDAAGGCFSVNGGGLGDDVGAVYYWAPDNLLWEPLGIGYTAFLEWAVSNRTAAFYEGLRWESWRDDIQRVSGDQCVSFYPFLWTQEGSVAISARRVVSMAEQYDLNCTLAGQL from the coding sequence ATGAAATGCATAGAAGATTTGGTTGAAATTAATGACCCCGCCATGATCTACATACGGGAGATGCTGGAGCAGGCCGACGGCCCTTACGACTTGCTTCCCCCTTCACCTCAAAACACCAGCGTTCTCCTACAGCTACAGGTAACGACCAAGTCGACTTTGGGGGCTATAGCATTTGAGACTGGCGGGATACTGATTGATCATGGCTGGCTTCGTATTCTTGGTTCAGGTCATCAAAAACTCACAAGAACCCTGGCGGGATGGAACGAGGGACGGGCGCAAGGGCATCTACTGGTGGCAGATGACGCGGCAGGTGGATGCTTTTCCGTCAATGGCGGCGGCTTGGGTGATGATGTGGGAGCGGTGTACTACTGGGCGCCCGATAATCTGCTTTGGGAGCCATTGGGCATCGGTTATACCGCCTTCTTGGAATGGGCTGTGAGCAATCGTACGGCGGCCTTCTATGAGGGCCTGCGTTGGGAATCCTGGCGCGACGACATTCAGCGTGTGAGCGGTGATCAATGCGTGTCTTTCTACCCATTCCTATGGACACAAGAGGGCTCAGTGGCAATAAGCGCGCGCAGGGTTGTCAGCATGGCTGAACAGTATGATTTGAACTGCACATTAGCCGGCCAGTTGTAG
- a CDS encoding TonB-dependent siderophore receptor translates to MSASPVPQRHLLNRAIHGAIFGVIVSSYALPTLAQPSTVEQTHPVHQWNIPAGPLAPALDRFAREAGISLSFDTSSVANRNTRGVSGTLDTSEALSSLLQGSDMAIQQQGPNAYLLTPQTKADAELEEYRLAPILVNAKARADGTEDPNSVVAQELWVGGKVATSILNTPASVSVVTDKEMKQRSVSTTEELLQYTPGVITDYYGTDDRNDYFQIRGFQATTYRDGLTLGSMRGVREEPFAYERIEVIRGANSTLFGPADPGGSVNFVSKKPRFDKFGQGYVTYGSFDHVETGIDVGDSLNEEKTVAGRFTAKMQDSDREYDHSRDDNKFLMGGLTWSPTDFTSASVIVDYLKTQSSPNSGGYPLDKEYDRDKFYGEPSYNFHDVERTNISGTFSHDFDNGFVLRSNLRYSKLTDDFGYVFLSDSPTRTGTTVPRYIFGTDSDAEQLNGNLMLQYDARFENIDSSTLVGVEYGDSSTEERSVYATTGSIDLANPVFTGVPSGVAPYSNDKLDTKTKAVFLQQNLSFYERFIVTAGVRNDSLDLSNTDINNVKESDNFSETSYRGALTYIVNDEVSTYVSMVESVSPPTVGVVPKTGTQYEVGVKYAPIGMDALFSAAVYDLTQENVSIAVVLPSGVIEQQTVGESRVRGLDLEAKAELTPNLSLVGGYSYMESEVLRGTLYDGSSLKGNEFATAPKHSASLWSYYNIPDTDVSVGLGARYVGSYYFDAANTGTSDGTTLFDAAFNYKLFKGTDLAVNVSNLLDEQHVVGSGTANYYNPGREVTAKLSYNW, encoded by the coding sequence ATGAGTGCGTCCCCGGTTCCCCAGCGTCATCTACTGAATCGTGCCATCCACGGTGCGATCTTCGGCGTCATCGTCAGCAGCTATGCGCTACCCACCCTGGCACAGCCCTCGACCGTTGAGCAGACCCACCCGGTGCACCAGTGGAACATTCCCGCCGGCCCCCTGGCACCGGCGCTTGACCGCTTTGCCCGCGAGGCGGGTATCAGCCTTTCCTTCGATACTTCAAGCGTAGCGAACCGCAATACCCGGGGCGTGAGCGGCACACTCGATACGTCCGAAGCCCTGTCGTCATTGTTGCAGGGGAGCGACATGGCGATACAGCAGCAGGGCCCGAACGCTTACTTGCTGACGCCGCAAACCAAGGCGGATGCCGAACTCGAGGAGTATCGCCTCGCGCCTATCCTCGTCAACGCCAAGGCCAGGGCCGATGGCACCGAAGACCCCAACTCGGTGGTCGCCCAGGAACTCTGGGTCGGCGGCAAGGTGGCCACCAGCATCCTCAACACGCCCGCCTCGGTGTCCGTGGTGACCGACAAGGAAATGAAGCAACGCAGCGTGAGCACGACCGAAGAACTGCTGCAATACACGCCGGGGGTCATTACCGACTATTACGGCACTGACGACCGCAACGATTACTTCCAGATCCGCGGCTTCCAGGCCACGACCTATCGGGACGGCCTGACCCTGGGCTCGATGCGCGGTGTGCGCGAAGAACCTTTCGCCTATGAGCGCATTGAAGTAATACGTGGAGCCAACTCGACGCTGTTCGGCCCGGCTGACCCGGGCGGCTCGGTGAACTTTGTCAGCAAGAAGCCGCGCTTCGACAAGTTCGGCCAGGGCTACGTCACCTACGGTTCTTTCGACCATGTCGAAACCGGCATCGATGTCGGGGACTCGTTGAACGAAGAAAAAACCGTGGCCGGTCGCTTCACGGCAAAGATGCAAGACAGCGATCGCGAGTACGACCATTCACGGGATGACAATAAGTTCTTGATGGGCGGCCTGACCTGGTCACCCACGGACTTCACCTCGGCCTCGGTGATCGTGGATTACTTGAAAACCCAAAGCTCGCCCAACAGCGGCGGTTACCCGCTGGACAAGGAATACGACCGTGACAAGTTCTACGGCGAGCCCAGCTACAACTTCCACGATGTCGAACGTACCAACATCAGCGGCACCTTCAGCCATGATTTCGACAACGGCTTCGTGCTGCGCAGCAACCTGCGTTACAGCAAACTGACCGATGATTTCGGCTATGTATTCCTCAGCGACTCCCCTACCCGCACCGGCACTACCGTCCCGCGTTATATCTTCGGCACTGACAGCGACGCCGAGCAACTGAACGGCAACTTGATGCTGCAATACGATGCCCGCTTCGAAAACATCGACAGCAGTACGTTGGTGGGCGTGGAGTATGGCGATTCTTCCACCGAGGAACGCTCCGTCTATGCCACGACAGGCTCCATCGACCTGGCCAACCCGGTGTTCACGGGTGTGCCCAGCGGCGTAGCGCCGTATAGCAACGACAAGCTCGACACGAAAACCAAGGCCGTGTTCCTGCAACAGAACCTGTCCTTCTATGAACGCTTTATCGTCACCGCCGGTGTGCGCAACGACTCGCTGGATCTGTCCAATACCGACATCAACAACGTAAAAGAGTCGGATAACTTCTCGGAAACCTCCTATCGCGGCGCACTGACCTATATCGTCAACGACGAAGTGTCCACCTACGTCAGCATGGTCGAGTCGGTCTCACCGCCAACGGTGGGTGTAGTGCCGAAGACAGGCACGCAATATGAAGTGGGGGTGAAATATGCGCCCATCGGTATGGACGCGCTGTTCTCGGCAGCCGTCTACGACCTGACCCAGGAAAACGTCAGCATCGCCGTCGTACTGCCCAGCGGTGTCATCGAGCAGCAAACCGTTGGCGAATCACGTGTGCGCGGCCTGGACCTGGAAGCCAAGGCTGAGCTGACCCCCAACCTGAGCCTGGTGGGCGGCTACTCCTACATGGAGTCCGAAGTGTTGCGCGGTACGTTGTACGACGGCAGCTCACTCAAAGGAAATGAGTTCGCCACGGCCCCCAAACACTCCGCGTCGCTGTGGAGCTATTACAACATCCCCGACACCGATGTCAGCGTTGGCCTGGGCGCGCGTTATGTGGGTTCCTATTACTTCGACGCCGCCAACACCGGCACCAGCGATGGCACGACGCTCTTCGATGCGGCCTTCAACTACAAACTCTTCAAAGGCACTGACCTGGCGGTTAACGTCAGTAACCTGCTGGATGAGCAACATGTGGTCGGTTCGGGGACTGCGAACTACTACAACCCGGGCCGTGAAGTCACCGCTAAGTTGAGTTACAACTGGTAA